In one Dehalogenimonas formicexedens genomic region, the following are encoded:
- a CDS encoding universal stress protein, which translates to MGYNKILIPLDGSESAELALPYSRKLADGQSTLVLFSVCPEDELRLCRLNSAYLGLQAEALKAAGYQAVSHTEPGDLAERIKDYVAKEGVDLIVVCRQGHSDLSKEEKVLQNLVTERCSLFLVKPGSGQPKLTKILLPLDGSIVSENAIPHVIRLAQITRAEVLLLSVNGYPEIPSDRPPAAKPSWEEYALILMKEVREQAREYLGRVAADCKKAGVTAKTSVVFGGIAESIVRVAEEHKADVIAMATHARTGIDRWVYGSVAATVSSATTLPMLLVRETEV; encoded by the coding sequence ATGGGCTATAACAAAATCCTCATCCCCCTTGATGGTTCGGAATCGGCCGAACTGGCGTTGCCATATTCGCGAAAACTAGCCGATGGTCAATCAACCCTGGTGTTGTTCAGCGTCTGCCCTGAGGATGAATTACGGCTGTGCCGGCTTAACAGCGCCTACCTTGGGCTGCAGGCCGAGGCGCTCAAGGCGGCTGGATATCAGGCCGTCAGTCATACGGAACCAGGAGACCTGGCGGAACGGATTAAAGACTATGTCGCCAAAGAAGGCGTGGACTTGATCGTCGTCTGCCGGCAGGGCCATTCGGACCTCAGCAAGGAGGAAAAAGTACTTCAGAACCTGGTAACGGAACGCTGTTCCCTGTTTTTGGTGAAGCCCGGCAGCGGCCAGCCCAAGTTGACCAAAATCCTCCTGCCGCTGGACGGTTCGATCGTATCCGAGAACGCGATTCCTCACGTGATCCGCCTGGCTCAGATTACCAGAGCCGAAGTGTTGCTGCTCTCGGTCAATGGCTATCCGGAAATCCCGTCCGACCGCCCGCCGGCAGCCAAGCCGAGCTGGGAGGAATATGCCCTTATTCTGATGAAAGAAGTGCGGGAACAGGCCCGGGAATATCTTGGCCGCGTTGCCGCTGATTGCAAAAAGGCCGGGGTGACAGCGAAAACAAGCGTGGTTTTCGGAGGCATCGCCGAGAGCATCGTCAGGGTTGCCGAAGAACACAAGGCGGATGTCATCGCCATGGCTACTCACGCCCGCACTGGGATTGACCGGTGGGTGTATGGTAGCGTCGCCGCCACCGTGAGTTCGGCAACAACGCTTCCGATGCTGCTCGTCCGCGAGACCGAGGTCTGA
- a CDS encoding RpiB/LacA/LacB family sugar-phosphate isomerase, with product MVNLVIAADHGGFSLKQMLVPLLQSEGHRVIDLGANEFLQDDDYPDYAERVAREINSGGSRRGILICGSGAGACIAANKVPGIRASVCHDTYSARQAVEDDNMNVLCLGARVLGLSLALEISRTFLCASFRDEPRYRRRLDKVMEIERAALKNQPGI from the coding sequence ATGGTTAACCTGGTTATTGCCGCTGATCACGGCGGATTTTCGCTCAAACAGATGCTGGTGCCCCTGCTCCAGAGCGAAGGCCACAGGGTCATCGATCTCGGCGCCAATGAATTTTTGCAGGATGACGATTACCCCGACTACGCCGAAAGAGTGGCCAGGGAAATTAACTCCGGCGGTTCGCGGCGGGGCATCCTTATTTGCGGTTCGGGCGCCGGAGCCTGTATTGCGGCAAACAAGGTTCCCGGTATACGGGCGTCTGTTTGTCATGATACCTATTCGGCTCGCCAGGCAGTCGAAGACGACAACATGAACGTCCTGTGTCTGGGAGCCAGGGTGCTGGGGCTGTCGCTGGCGCTGGAAATATCGAGGACCTTCTTGTGCGCTTCCTTCCGCGATGAGCCAAGATATCGCAGGCGCCTGGACAAGGTCATGGAGATTGAACGGGCTGCCCTTAAAAACCAGCCGGGTATTTAA
- a CDS encoding ribulose-phosphate 3-epimerase, whose amino-acid sequence MKRQTRVVPALLTDEAQALNKMVESISGQVPWAQVDIMDGQFVPSKSIGWREIKAAKLPFDWEAHLMVKEPESYFSGFKSARARRVIFHFEAVEDPRTVIEKAVKLDLEVGMAINPGTPVSAVVDFLPLLDSVLIMSVIPGFYGSKFIPEVLDKVGEIRAIRPEIPIGIDGGIKEANILEVTASGVDDICVGSGIFLSGDPAGSWRRLQALVNAAKR is encoded by the coding sequence TTGAAACGACAAACAAGAGTAGTGCCGGCGCTGCTAACCGATGAAGCGCAGGCTCTCAATAAAATGGTTGAATCTATCTCGGGACAGGTTCCCTGGGCTCAGGTTGACATAATGGACGGACAGTTCGTTCCGTCGAAGAGCATAGGCTGGCGGGAAATCAAAGCGGCCAAGCTTCCGTTTGATTGGGAAGCCCACCTCATGGTCAAGGAGCCTGAGTCTTATTTTTCAGGATTCAAATCAGCGCGCGCCCGGAGGGTGATCTTTCATTTCGAGGCGGTAGAGGATCCAAGAACAGTCATCGAGAAGGCGGTTAAGCTTGATCTCGAAGTGGGCATGGCGATCAATCCCGGCACCCCGGTTTCAGCCGTCGTGGACTTCCTGCCGCTACTGGACAGTGTTCTGATCATGTCGGTCATTCCGGGATTCTACGGCTCAAAATTCATCCCGGAAGTGCTGGACAAGGTGGGCGAGATCAGGGCGATCAGACCGGAAATCCCGATTGGCATCGATGGAGGCATAAAAGAAGCCAACATCCTGGAAGTCACCGCCAGCGGAGTCGATGACATCTGTGTTGGGTCGGGGATATTCCTGAGCGGCGACCCCGCCGGTTCATGGAGGCGCCTTCAAGCGTTAGTGAACGCCGCAAAACGTTAA
- the tkt gene encoding transketolase translates to MNNSALDDLSINTIRFLSADMVQKAVSGHPGAPMGAAVMAYVLWQKFLKHNPADPAWTNRDRFVLSAGHASALLYSLLHLTGYDLSLDEIKQFRQWGSKTPGHPEHGLTPGVEATTGPLGQGFGNGIGMAIAERWLAARFNKPDHTIVDHYTYAICSDGDLMEGVSAEAASLAGTLRLGKIIYLYDDNNITIEGNTSNYFSEDVGTRFRAYGWHVIGPINGMEINEVEAALAEAHEETEKPKLIICRTVIGYGAPTKANTGAAHGEALGEAELAAAKKNLGWPYTEPFFIPEEVRRNMSAVEAGKSGQAQWQSIFDAYTAVYPEEAVKFKSFIDGKLPEGWNEGVEAMFKPADKPLATREASGKAMNLLGKKVDNLIGGSGDLAPSTKTVLEFDTIFGAGNGAGRNLQFGVREHAMGAICNGLALHGGVIPYCATFLAFYDYMRPPVRLAALQGLRVIFVYTHDSIGLGEDGPTHQPVEQILGLRSVPGLVTLRPADAAETAVSWEMAIERRDGPTALVLTRQKVPTIDRSGMSDVGLIRKGGYILWQSDADPRVIIIGTGSEVHLALEAGKKLKDMGISARVVSLPSWEVFDSQPEAYRNEVLPPQTWRRITIEAGRSLGWERYAGPRGVIIGLDHYGASAPGNIVMEKLGFTAEHVIQTAEYLSRQGDG, encoded by the coding sequence AAGGCAGTTTCAGGTCATCCAGGCGCGCCAATGGGCGCCGCGGTCATGGCTTATGTACTGTGGCAGAAATTTCTGAAACACAACCCTGCGGACCCCGCCTGGACAAACCGGGACCGTTTCGTTCTTTCGGCCGGGCACGCATCGGCGTTGTTATATTCACTACTCCACCTCACCGGTTATGACCTTTCACTGGATGAAATCAAACAATTCCGCCAGTGGGGATCAAAAACTCCCGGACATCCGGAACATGGTTTGACACCGGGTGTCGAAGCCACCACAGGACCCTTGGGCCAGGGTTTTGGCAACGGCATAGGCATGGCCATCGCAGAACGTTGGCTGGCCGCCAGGTTCAATAAGCCGGATCACACCATTGTCGATCATTACACTTACGCTATTTGTTCCGATGGCGATCTTATGGAAGGTGTTTCCGCCGAGGCGGCGTCGTTGGCCGGGACTCTTAGACTCGGAAAAATCATCTATCTTTACGACGATAACAACATCACCATAGAGGGTAATACCTCCAATTATTTCAGCGAAGATGTCGGCACTCGCTTCCGAGCTTACGGCTGGCACGTTATCGGACCAATCAACGGTATGGAAATCAACGAGGTCGAAGCCGCATTGGCTGAAGCCCATGAAGAGACAGAAAAACCGAAACTCATTATCTGCCGGACTGTCATCGGTTACGGGGCACCGACTAAAGCCAATACGGGTGCCGCGCACGGCGAAGCGCTAGGCGAAGCCGAATTGGCCGCCGCCAAGAAAAACCTTGGCTGGCCTTACACCGAGCCGTTTTTCATTCCTGAAGAGGTCAGGCGAAACATGTCTGCTGTCGAAGCTGGAAAATCGGGGCAGGCACAATGGCAAAGTATCTTCGATGCCTACACCGCCGTCTACCCTGAGGAGGCGGTAAAGTTCAAGTCTTTCATCGACGGCAAATTGCCTGAAGGATGGAATGAGGGTGTCGAGGCAATGTTCAAACCCGCCGACAAGCCCCTGGCGACCCGTGAGGCCTCCGGTAAGGCAATGAACTTGCTTGGTAAGAAGGTTGACAACCTGATCGGAGGCTCCGGCGACCTGGCGCCGTCAACCAAAACAGTCCTTGAATTCGATACCATTTTCGGAGCCGGCAACGGTGCCGGGCGGAACCTCCAGTTCGGGGTCCGCGAGCATGCCATGGGCGCCATCTGCAACGGCCTGGCGTTACACGGCGGCGTGATCCCATACTGCGCGACTTTCCTGGCTTTTTACGATTATATGCGCCCTCCGGTGCGCCTGGCGGCTCTCCAGGGTTTGCGGGTGATCTTTGTTTACACCCACGATTCCATCGGTCTGGGAGAAGACGGGCCAACCCATCAACCGGTCGAACAAATACTGGGGCTGCGTTCAGTGCCTGGTCTGGTGACCCTGCGGCCGGCCGATGCGGCTGAAACAGCTGTTTCCTGGGAGATGGCCATAGAGCGCCGTGATGGCCCGACGGCACTCGTTCTCACAAGGCAGAAAGTACCCACCATCGATCGCTCCGGAATGAGCGATGTTGGACTCATCCGTAAAGGCGGTTACATCCTTTGGCAATCAGATGCCGATCCGAGGGTGATAATTATCGGCACAGGCTCCGAAGTCCATTTGGCTCTGGAAGCAGGCAAGAAACTCAAAGACATGGGAATATCCGCCCGGGTGGTATCGCTGCCGTCCTGGGAGGTTTTCGATTCCCAGCCAGAGGCTTATCGCAACGAGGTTTTACCGCCGCAAACCTGGCGCCGGATAACCATTGAGGCTGGCAGGTCTTTGGGTTGGGAACGTTATGCCGGTCCACGGGGCGTCATCATCGGCCTGGATCATTACGGCGCTTCGGCTCCCGGAAACATCGTTATGGAAAAACTCGGTTTTACCGCAGAACATGTTATACAAACCGCTGAGTATTTATCGAGGCAGGGCGATGGTTAA